In Amia ocellicauda isolate fAmiCal2 chromosome 5, fAmiCal2.hap1, whole genome shotgun sequence, a genomic segment contains:
- the elapor1 gene encoding endosome/lysosome-associated apoptosis and autophagy regulator 1: MASLSQNRALLNALLLSRHFFVLLLFAPGVTAQERQLPMCKESDYHFEYTECDSLGSRWRVAVPHTPGICTGVPDPIKGTQCSFSCKAGEYLEMKEQSCVKCASGTYSLGTGVRIDEWDVLPPGFVSVGTDMEMDLGSKHSNCSNSTWTPKGDYIASNTDECTSTLSYAVNLKQTGSVSFEYLYPDNSIFFEFYVQNDQCQSTDTQTRWMKSTDTEWEIHFVQLSRGSNVLYWKTTGFLMGNTAAKPVLVRNVAISGVAYTSECFPCKPGTYTSKPGSALCAPCPENSYSNKGATVCSQCDGEKYAEIGSGSCKPRPPCNATDYFYTHTPCDANGQTQLMYKWSEPKICSENVEGAVKLPASGEKITCPPCNPGFFKNNMLNCQPCPYGSYSNGTDCVQCPAGTEPMVGFEYKWWNTMPRNMKSSVLSREYSSSGRETAWEVAGEYVYTTPGDLDSDYQMLTLTVPGYRLPQSVAKDTENTEMSRITFVFETQCSADCTLHFMAGYGERANTVLEHWSGSRERQSYTYIINSNATVSFTWAFQRTGDYTTERKYSSDFAKLYSIHISNAIDGVASECRHCALGSAESGSSCVPCPPGHYIVSGSSACKQCPPNTFISPDQPVGKQACIPCGPNTNSNELRSACYSDCKLEVVHEGQSLEYDFSPLSNTTSLQSGPRFTSRGLKYFNLFSISLCGNEGRKLASCVDNITESRREVAAHVCQSAVIPSDVRGLKTVVSSQPFSIADRLIGITTDTVLDYITSPEDLFPDKTPRPDVIFYFRSLEVTQACKTGRATTIRVRCDPESVQHQLSLPSKCHEGTCDGCSFHFLWRSRQACPLCSKNDYKEIVSACIQGIQRTTYVWQEPRQCAGGVSLPEQKVSACVTMDFWLKFGVSTGTLTALLLVAISCYFWKKTRKLEYKYSKLVSNSSIKDCELPAADSCAIMEGEDAEDDLLFLTKKSIFGKMKSFTNKRTSDGFDSVPLKSSSGLNDMEMDS, translated from the exons ATGGCATCACTTTCACAGAACCGTGCGCTTTTAAATGCCCTTCTCCTCTCCAGACACTTCTTCGTGTTGCTCCTGTTTGCTCCTGGGGTGACAGCACAAGAGAGGCAGTTGCCAATGTGTAAGGAG TCTGACTACCACTTCGAGTACACGGAGTGTGACAGTCTGGGTTCGCGCTGGAGGGTGGCTGTGCCGCACACCCCTGGGATCTGCACTGGTGTGCCGGACCCCATCAAGGGCACGCAATGCT CCTTCTCCTGCAAGGCGGGGGAATACCTGGAGATGAAGGAGCAGTCGTGCGTGAAGTGCGCATCGGGGACGTACTCTCTGGGGACGGGGGTGCGGATCGACGAATGGGACGTCCTGCCCCCCGGGTTTGTCAGCGTTGGGACAGATATGGAGATGGACTTGGGCTCCAAACACAGCAACTGCTCCAA CTCTACCTGGACCCCCAAAGGTGACTACATTGCATCCAATACTGACGAGTGCACTTCCACCCTGTCATACGCTGTCAATCTCAAGCAGACTGGCTCCGTCTCCTTCGAGTACCTCTACCCAGACAACAGCATTTTCTTTGAGTTCTAT GTTCAAAATGACCAGTGTCAGTCAACAGACACTCAGACGAGATGGATGAAAAGCACTGACACTGAATGGGAAATTCACTtt GTTCAGCTGAGCCGTGGTAGCAATGTCCTGTACTGGAAAACAACTGGATTCTTAATGGGTAACACTGCGGCAAAGCCAGTGCTCGTCAGGAATGTGGCCATTTCag GGGTTGCTTACACTTCAGAGTGTTTTCCTTGCAAGCCTGGCACCTACACCTCCAAACCCGGCTCTGCGCTCTGCGCCCCTTGCCCTGAAAACTCCTACTCTAACAAGGGAGCCACggtgtgcagccagtgtgatgGTGAGAAGTATGCAG AAATAGGATCTGGGTCCTGCAAACCACGCCCTCCTTGCAATGCTACTGACTATTTCTACACCCACACGCCATGTGATGCTAATGGACAA ACCCAGCTAATGTACAAGTGGAGTGAGCCCAAAATCTGCAGCGAGAACGTGGAGGGAGCGGTGAAGTTGCCGGCCTCTGGAGAAAAGATCACTTGCCCCCCCTGCAACCCAGGCTTCTTCAAAAACAACATGTTGAACTGCCAGCCCTGCCCTTACGGCTCCTACTCCAACGGAACAG ACTGTGTGCAGTGCCCCGCTGGGACTGAACCCATGGTGGGGTTTGAGTACAAGTGGTGGAACACTATGCCCAGGAACATGAAGTCATCGGTGTTGAGCAGAGAATACAGCAGCTCTGGCAGAGAAACAG CGTGGGAGGTGGCTGGTGAATACGTCTACACAACACCGGGGGATCTAGATTCTGATTACCAGATGCTGACCTTGACTGTACCTGGCTATAG atTACCCCAGTCTGTCGCAAAGGACACGGAGAATACAGAAATGTCACGGATCACGTTCGTCTTCGAGACTCAGTGCTCGGCTGATTGTACGCTGCATTTCATGGCG GGTTACGGTGAAAGGGCCAACACTGTATTGGAGCACTGGAGCGGCTCCAGGGAGAGACAGTCCTACACTTACATCATCAACAGCAACGCCACCGTCAGCTTCACCTGGGCCTTCCAGCGCACTGGGGACTATACCACA GAGAGGAAATACAGCAGTGATTTTGCCAAACTGTACTCCATCCACATCAGCAATGCCATCGACGGAGTGGCGTCTGAGTGCCGTCACTGCGCCCTGGGCTCCGCCGAGTCGGGCTCCTCCTGTGTGCCCTGTCCCCCGGGGCACTACATAGTGAGTGGCAGCAGCGCCTGCAAGCAATGCCCCCCCAACACCTTCATCAGTCCTGACCAGCCAGTTGGCAAGCAGGCATGCATCCCATGTGGACCCAACACAAACAGCAATGAG CTGCGCTCTGCCTGCTACAGTGACTGCAAGCTGGAAGTGGTCCATGAAGGACAGAGCCTCGAGTATGACTTCAGCCCTCTCTCCAACACTACCAGCTTACAGAGTGGACCTCGATTCACCTCCCGGGGACTCAAATACTTCAATCTTTTCAGCATCAGCCTGTGTGGAAACGAG GGTAGAAAGTTGGCGTCTTGTGTTGACAACATCACCGAGTCCAGGAGAGAGGTCGCGGCCCATGTCTGCCAGTCGGCAGTCATCCCCTCGGATGTTAGAGGCCTGAAAACCGTGGTGTCCTCCCAGCCCTTCAGCATCGCGGACAGATTGATAG GAATCACTACTGATACTGTGCTTGATTACATCACTTCACCAGAGGATCTGTTCCCGGACAAAACCCCCAGGCCAGATGTCATATTCTACTTCAG GTCCCTTGAGGTGACACAGGCTTGCAAGACCGGTAGAGCGACCACAATAAGAGTGAGATGCGACCCTGAGTCTGTCCAGCACCAGCTCTCTCTGCCCAG TAAGTGCCACGAGGGGACCTGTGACGGCTGCTCTTTCCACTTTCTGTGGAGGTCAAGACAGGCCTGTCCGCTGTGCTCCAAAAATGACTACAAGGAGATTGTGAGCGCCTGCATCCAAGGCATTCAG AGAACCACGTATGTGTGGCAGGAGCCCAGGCAGTGTGCCGGCGGGGTCTCCCTGCCCGAGCAGAAAGTCAGTGCCTGTGTCACCATGGACTTCTGGCTCAAGTTTGGGGTCTCCACTGGGACGCTGACAGCCCTGCTGCTGGTGGCGATCAGCTGCTACTTCTGGAAGAAAACACGCAA GTTGGAGTATAAGTACTCCAAGCTGGTGAGCAACTCCAGCATTAAGGACTGCGAGCTCCCGGCGGCCGACAGCTGTGCCATCATGGAGGGTGAGGACGCAGAGGATGACCTCCTATTCCTCACCAAGAAATCCATCTTCGGCAAGATGAAGTCCTTTACCAACAAG AGGACATCAGATGGGTTCGATTCCGTTCCTCTGAAGTCGTCCTCGGGCCTCAATGACATGGAGATGGACAGCTAG